From the Sandaracinaceae bacterium genome, one window contains:
- a CDS encoding DUF2379 family protein yields MFSPKLRLVLIVACLGYAALTAQRDPQRAVVLVLIVALLGYGAVRLGGVPSAFAALRRNDLASAKRLLDQTSTRFLNADSRAKYAWVQAALAEAAGDLTSARDKLHEALAGDALVSRAERGIALATLAAVHHRLGETDRARELLGEAQQTSASPDVQRLVAKLTTQLDADA; encoded by the coding sequence GTGTTTTCGCCCAAGCTCCGGCTCGTCCTCATCGTGGCCTGTCTCGGCTACGCCGCGCTCACGGCGCAGCGTGACCCCCAGCGCGCGGTGGTGCTGGTGCTCATCGTCGCCCTGCTGGGCTACGGCGCGGTACGCCTGGGCGGCGTCCCCTCGGCGTTCGCGGCGCTGCGGCGCAACGACCTGGCCAGCGCCAAGCGCCTGTTGGACCAGACGTCCACCCGCTTTCTGAACGCCGACTCCCGCGCCAAGTACGCCTGGGTGCAGGCCGCCCTGGCCGAGGCCGCGGGCGACCTCACCAGCGCCCGCGACAAGCTCCATGAAGCCCTGGCCGGAGACGCGCTGGTGAGCCGCGCGGAGCGTGGCATCGCGCTCGCCACGCTGGCCGCCGTGCATCACCGCCTGGGAGAAACGGACCGCGCGCGCGAGCTGCTCGGCGAGGCCCAGCAGACGTCGGCGTCGCCCGACGTGCAGCGCCTGGTGGCCAAGCTGACCACCCAGCTCGACGCCGACGCCTAG
- a CDS encoding AgmX/PglI C-terminal domain-containing protein, with translation MSDSVAPLPPSHNGLKFAVIGGVLVTAALLLLFCSPGEEPPAALPMLDAGVTPTTSQFQNEFELPVEEPDAGPAVVAVAEDTSMRPVSMRPVRDCEGTIAPAALQAAVTRYRGQVRQCYERALKQNNMLQGRVTVTVGIGANGRVETASASGPLGSSVNSCVTAAARTWQLVAPTGGTCATARVPFNMTPTN, from the coding sequence ATGTCTGACTCCGTCGCGCCGCTGCCGCCATCCCACAACGGCCTCAAGTTCGCCGTCATCGGTGGCGTGCTGGTCACCGCCGCGTTGCTGTTGCTCTTCTGCTCGCCCGGCGAAGAGCCCCCGGCGGCGCTGCCGATGCTGGACGCGGGCGTGACGCCCACCACGTCGCAGTTCCAGAACGAGTTCGAGCTTCCGGTGGAAGAGCCCGACGCCGGCCCCGCCGTGGTGGCCGTGGCGGAAGACACCAGCATGCGCCCCGTCAGCATGCGGCCCGTGCGCGACTGCGAGGGCACCATCGCCCCCGCCGCGCTGCAGGCTGCCGTCACGCGCTACCGCGGCCAGGTCCGCCAGTGCTACGAGCGCGCCCTCAAGCAGAACAACATGCTGCAGGGCCGCGTCACCGTGACCGTGGGCATCGGCGCCAACGGGCGCGTGGAGACGGCCAGCGCCAGCGGCCCGCTCGGTAGCTCGGTCAACAGCTGCGTCACCGCGGCGGCGCGCACCTGGCAGCTGGTGGCGCCCACGGGGGGCACCTGCGCCACGGCGCGCGTGCCCTTCAACATGACGCCCACCAACTGA
- a CDS encoding DUF2817 domain-containing protein gives MSEPADKTLIDPPFASDYLASRTRFRAAAEAAGFELQAHPIGLTGPRGEELTVDFAVQGDPGAKRVVVVSSGTHGIEGFYGGAVQTAVLENELAKGWRRPAGTRVVFVHAVNPYGFAFIRRVNEDNIDLNRNFVKSARTYSGAPEDYARLDDLLNPVSPPTAMDPFLARAGVQLAKHGFKALKNAIAQGQYEFPKGLFFGGKGPSKSLRILAEALPPLVQGAERVVHLDFHTGMGKWGTYVLAVDFPNDSPRVTRLRREFGEKAVQGLDPNGVLYEINGSLGGWLQDQFPGLEYDCMLAEYGTHHVIEVLTAMREENRAHQYASHGSAIHLAAKRRFKEAFCPESRAWQADSVRDGRKLVRQALATLNG, from the coding sequence ATGAGTGAGCCCGCCGACAAGACGCTGATCGACCCGCCCTTCGCCTCGGACTACCTGGCGTCGCGTACCCGTTTCCGGGCCGCCGCCGAGGCCGCCGGGTTCGAGCTGCAGGCCCACCCCATTGGGCTCACGGGGCCGCGCGGCGAGGAGCTCACCGTGGACTTCGCGGTGCAGGGTGACCCGGGCGCCAAGCGCGTGGTGGTGGTCTCGAGTGGCACGCACGGCATCGAGGGCTTCTACGGCGGGGCCGTGCAGACCGCCGTGCTCGAGAACGAGCTGGCCAAGGGCTGGAGGCGCCCGGCCGGCACGCGCGTGGTGTTCGTGCACGCGGTGAACCCGTATGGCTTTGCGTTCATCCGCCGGGTGAACGAGGACAACATCGACCTCAACCGCAACTTCGTGAAGTCCGCCCGCACCTACAGCGGCGCGCCCGAGGACTACGCGCGGCTGGACGACCTGCTGAACCCCGTCAGCCCGCCGACGGCCATGGACCCCTTCCTGGCGCGGGCCGGCGTGCAGCTGGCCAAGCACGGCTTCAAGGCGCTCAAGAACGCCATCGCGCAGGGCCAGTACGAGTTCCCGAAGGGCCTCTTCTTCGGCGGCAAGGGGCCCAGCAAGTCGCTGCGCATCCTGGCCGAGGCGCTGCCGCCGCTGGTGCAGGGGGCCGAGCGCGTGGTGCACCTCGACTTCCACACGGGCATGGGCAAGTGGGGCACCTACGTGCTGGCGGTGGACTTCCCGAACGACTCGCCGCGCGTCACGCGCCTGCGCCGCGAGTTCGGGGAGAAGGCCGTGCAGGGCCTGGACCCCAACGGCGTGCTCTACGAGATCAACGGCAGCCTGGGCGGCTGGCTGCAGGACCAGTTCCCGGGGCTCGAGTACGACTGCATGCTGGCCGAGTACGGCACGCACCACGTCATCGAGGTGCTCACGGCCATGCGCGAAGAGAACCGCGCGCACCAGTACGCCAGCCACGGCAGCGCCATCCACCTCGCGGCCAAGCGGCGCTTCAAGGAGGCGTTCTGCCCCGAGTCGCGCGCCTGGCAGGCGGACAGCGTGCGCGACGGACGCAAGCTGGTGCGGCAGGCGCTGGCGACGCTCAACGGGTGA
- a CDS encoding 5'-nucleotidase C-terminal domain-containing protein — translation MPRPALVSVVIVLGVLLASALAAPLASAQDAPEDAAPTAESPASESAAPEAPPPVTASMRPADTASLPIAARLIITSGVGGHFTEPMCDANTSLSPSAFSKIAPHLESLRALDPLIFDTGGLLAPNAVSMYAARRAPDSYAQLIAELGYHALTFGEGELSADREALLGTLRALRDRGVPSIASNLRCDPSVPSAAALCEVLVDASDGVPMITRGNDRIALLTFIAEDAITRATPELSAGLRLTPIARAIGPAVQAARARGATLVVAVIDDAYGAEAAARILSLARQLPEAHRPDLLIAANAGSELLFARPVGFHPAVAAAPPAGGVRVDIRRNVEAASFDMLVRPLTPTPAPARAVTGFISRFGEIYCSTWGNDLPGGALSEDITGTQLLSLGASIIRQQSNAEIAIVNQGLLDSSWAPSRPRMLRASDVHVAIQYDEPLVSADVPGAWLLDVARRSARRPELVTLGMTIEGAGTVDESILVNGRTVEARGRYRVVTLRFLANGGDGLLPPLPAHHEWEPVLGPHATLRDGMLAYLHHPATRDPRERVHDLAEDAEWTFRVDGDLNFGGSSVQNRAAYDDSQLQRENTASFGFQINAAGNAQSPVYAWDNSLNLQYLLTRTSNSEGGYLEGDDQIRYRSTLRWRGFRTANDSWYVPEPFVEAYLETEFSQPAAREFRHMLLRTTVGAQFTLRPLLSVRLNGGVEVELLDPNRNALPGAGFVVNLDPWTLFETARQRVTGSFQADWFVSDLGGANRRTLRGTFDLAVALDYRFALAMTLQLYGVRAGSDPFAFASNVTASARVGWVGRAVR, via the coding sequence ATGCCGCGACCCGCTCTCGTGTCCGTTGTCATCGTGCTGGGGGTGTTGCTCGCGAGCGCGCTCGCCGCCCCGCTCGCCTCCGCTCAGGACGCACCCGAGGACGCCGCGCCCACAGCGGAGAGTCCCGCGTCCGAGAGCGCCGCGCCCGAGGCCCCGCCGCCCGTGACCGCCAGCATGCGTCCCGCGGACACCGCGTCGCTGCCCATCGCCGCGCGCTTGATCATCACGTCGGGCGTGGGCGGTCACTTCACGGAGCCCATGTGCGACGCCAACACGTCGCTCTCGCCCTCGGCGTTCTCCAAGATCGCGCCCCACCTCGAGTCGCTCCGCGCGCTCGACCCGCTGATCTTCGACACGGGCGGGCTGCTCGCCCCGAACGCGGTGTCCATGTACGCCGCGCGGCGCGCACCGGACTCCTATGCGCAGCTGATCGCGGAGCTGGGCTACCACGCGCTCACGTTCGGTGAGGGCGAGCTCTCGGCCGACCGCGAGGCCCTGCTCGGCACGCTGCGGGCCCTGCGCGACCGTGGGGTGCCCAGCATCGCCAGCAACCTGCGCTGTGACCCCAGCGTCCCCAGCGCTGCGGCGCTGTGCGAGGTGCTGGTGGACGCGTCCGACGGCGTGCCCATGATCACCCGCGGCAACGATCGCATCGCGCTGCTGACGTTCATCGCGGAGGACGCCATCACGCGCGCCACGCCCGAGCTCTCGGCGGGGCTGCGCCTCACGCCCATCGCGCGCGCCATCGGCCCTGCCGTGCAGGCCGCGCGCGCGCGCGGCGCGACGCTGGTGGTGGCCGTGATCGACGACGCCTACGGCGCCGAGGCGGCCGCCCGCATCCTGTCGCTGGCGCGCCAGCTCCCGGAGGCGCACCGCCCCGACCTGCTGATCGCGGCCAACGCGGGCAGCGAGCTGCTCTTCGCCCGGCCCGTGGGCTTCCACCCGGCGGTGGCGGCGGCCCCTCCCGCGGGCGGGGTGCGCGTGGACATTCGCCGCAACGTGGAGGCGGCGTCCTTCGACATGCTGGTGCGCCCGCTGACCCCCACCCCGGCCCCGGCGCGCGCGGTCACCGGCTTCATCAGCCGCTTCGGCGAGATCTACTGCTCCACCTGGGGCAACGACCTGCCGGGCGGCGCGCTCTCGGAAGACATCACGGGCACGCAGCTGCTGAGCCTCGGCGCGTCCATCATCCGGCAGCAGTCGAACGCCGAGATCGCCATCGTGAACCAGGGCCTGCTGGACTCCAGCTGGGCGCCCAGCCGCCCGCGCATGCTGCGCGCCAGCGACGTGCACGTGGCCATCCAGTACGACGAGCCGCTGGTGAGCGCCGACGTGCCGGGGGCCTGGCTCTTGGACGTGGCGCGGCGCAGCGCCCGGCGCCCCGAGCTGGTCACGCTGGGCATGACCATCGAGGGCGCGGGCACGGTGGACGAGAGCATCCTGGTGAACGGGCGCACCGTGGAGGCGCGCGGTCGCTACCGCGTGGTGACGCTGCGCTTCCTCGCCAACGGCGGCGACGGGCTGCTGCCCCCCTTGCCTGCCCACCACGAGTGGGAGCCCGTTTTGGGCCCCCACGCCACGCTGCGTGACGGCATGCTGGCCTACCTGCACCACCCGGCCACGCGCGACCCCCGCGAGCGCGTGCACGACCTGGCCGAGGACGCCGAGTGGACGTTCCGGGTGGACGGCGACCTGAACTTCGGCGGCTCCTCCGTGCAGAACCGCGCCGCGTACGACGACTCGCAGTTGCAGCGCGAGAACACCGCGTCCTTCGGCTTCCAGATCAACGCCGCGGGCAACGCGCAGTCGCCCGTGTACGCGTGGGACAACTCGCTGAACCTGCAGTACCTGCTGACCCGCACCTCCAACAGCGAGGGGGGCTACCTCGAGGGCGACGACCAGATCCGCTACCGCAGCACGCTGCGTTGGCGCGGCTTCCGCACGGCGAACGACTCCTGGTACGTCCCCGAGCCCTTCGTGGAGGCCTACCTCGAGACCGAGTTCTCGCAGCCCGCGGCGCGCGAGTTCCGGCACATGCTGCTGCGCACGACCGTGGGCGCGCAGTTCACGCTGCGCCCGCTGCTGAGCGTGCGCCTCAACGGCGGCGTGGAGGTGGAGCTGCTGGACCCCAACCGCAACGCGCTCCCGGGCGCGGGCTTCGTGGTGAACCTGGACCCGTGGACGCTGTTCGAGACGGCCCGCCAGCGCGTCACAGGTTCCTTCCAGGCCGACTGGTTCGTGTCCGACCTGGGCGGCGCCAACCGCCGCACGCTGCGCGGCACGTTCGATCTCGCCGTGGCGCTCGACTATCGCTTCGCGCTGGCGATGACGCTGCAGCTCTACGGGGTGCGCGCCGGCAGCGACCCGTTCGCCTTCGCCAGCAACGTCACCGCCTCGGCCCGCGTGGGCTGGGTGGGCCGCGCCGTGCGCTAA